One Halobaculum marinum genomic window carries:
- a CDS encoding sulfurtransferase TusA family protein translates to MSERATEVDKTVDATGAACPGPLMDLIGAVKRAESGAVIKLLSDNDQSTTDVPEWVDESGNELIETVEEDGRYEFLVRKA, encoded by the coding sequence ATGAGCGAACGAGCGACAGAAGTCGACAAGACTGTCGATGCGACGGGTGCTGCGTGCCCAGGGCCGTTGATGGACCTCATCGGGGCAGTCAAGCGGGCGGAGTCGGGTGCGGTGATCAAACTGCTGAGCGACAACGACCAGTCGACGACGGACGTCCCCGAGTGGGTCGACGAGTCGGGGAACGAGCTGATCGAGACGGTCGAGGAAGACGGCCGGTACGAGTTCCTCGTGAGGAAAGCATGA
- a CDS encoding DUF7512 family protein translates to MLGLESLSGNALAAALIGLVLAEAIVLYVGYGLLESTLGKRITDLLRGV, encoded by the coding sequence ATGCTGGGGCTCGAGAGTCTGAGCGGGAACGCGCTCGCGGCGGCGCTGATCGGACTCGTTCTGGCCGAGGCTATCGTCCTGTACGTCGGGTACGGGCTGCTGGAATCGACGCTCGGAAAGCGAATCACCGATCTGCTCAGAGGTGTCTGA